From Staphylococcus sp. M0911, a single genomic window includes:
- a CDS encoding BglG family transcription antiterminator: protein MIERQIKLIELLRNKRSDYLKSDDIAAYLNISNRTARTDIKIINNQFMPEVIGNIKSKGYFLNTTRYSLEDIDHQLSNYLNQDGKLLIKIAYQLLMYSKSVLISELMEQFQLSKKEILDYMSRIQMWCEKYEVNIIIKRKTGITVTGNEKDINNAILHLNQLSKQHHRVEDLILNELPKAHIQMIKQIIEDNLSVHDIRTSHLQIEQLVIHLILILKRQSISEESWNINDESLVISNEIIKDINQRLGYHLNTQTVHLFSFFISYHFNKFDLGFEKVFIESYIQQLITKMEQKMHLKFGSDNVLKDNLLAHFSRTYLRIMKEVYLNNPLTGEIKILYPYVFNVLYDIIHELAKDTGINLSEDEIAFLTIHFQASIDRNEVSQVNIAICCYYGLGISQLLETKISKVNQHVKVTDILRFEDIENDAFENIDILITTHDIHMQLPQDLDVIKVSPLFSEDDQFKLNRIVKGKLNPIAKNNELNEIPVTIVNNDFIQTIPGVFETAHQILNNYKAISSGYIETALNREKASSTYIGNSMTMPHGDPTKVLSSHIIIFKSDNGFYWKEHKVKLVFFLAIAKPDIHLMKQMMQNLSLLDEEDIHQLAHLEETTFQNKILKLIKG from the coding sequence ATGATTGAAAGACAAATTAAGCTTATAGAATTATTGCGTAATAAGCGAAGTGATTATCTAAAATCTGATGATATAGCGGCCTATTTAAACATTTCAAATAGGACAGCTAGAACCGATATCAAAATCATTAATAATCAATTTATGCCAGAAGTGATTGGGAATATTAAATCTAAAGGGTATTTTTTAAATACGACACGCTATTCTCTTGAAGATATTGATCATCAACTGAGCAATTATTTAAATCAAGATGGTAAGTTGTTGATTAAAATAGCATACCAATTACTCATGTATAGTAAATCAGTATTAATAAGTGAATTAATGGAACAATTTCAATTGTCTAAGAAAGAGATTTTGGATTATATGAGTAGAATTCAAATGTGGTGTGAGAAATATGAAGTTAATATCATTATCAAGAGAAAGACAGGTATTACGGTAACAGGTAATGAAAAAGATATTAATAATGCGATTTTACATTTGAACCAGTTATCAAAGCAACATCACCGAGTTGAAGATTTGATATTAAATGAATTGCCCAAGGCTCATATACAAATGATTAAACAAATAATTGAAGACAACTTAAGCGTTCATGATATTCGTACTTCACATCTTCAAATAGAACAACTTGTCATACACCTAATATTAATTTTAAAAAGGCAATCCATATCAGAAGAATCATGGAATATTAATGATGAATCACTAGTCATTTCAAATGAAATTATAAAAGATATCAATCAGCGCTTAGGATATCATTTAAATACGCAAACGGTACATTTATTCTCATTTTTTATTAGTTATCATTTTAATAAATTTGATTTAGGTTTTGAGAAAGTTTTCATTGAAAGTTACATACAGCAGTTGATTACAAAAATGGAACAAAAGATGCATCTTAAATTTGGTTCGGATAATGTTTTAAAGGACAATTTACTTGCACATTTTAGTCGTACCTATTTAAGAATTATGAAGGAAGTTTACTTAAATAATCCATTAACAGGTGAAATAAAAATACTTTATCCATATGTATTTAACGTATTATACGATATTATCCATGAACTTGCTAAAGATACTGGAATCAATTTAAGTGAAGATGAAATTGCATTTTTAACGATACATTTTCAAGCATCTATAGATCGAAATGAAGTATCACAGGTTAATATAGCTATTTGTTGTTACTATGGATTAGGTATTTCTCAATTATTAGAAACCAAAATATCGAAAGTTAACCAGCATGTTAAGGTTACAGATATACTAAGATTTGAAGATATTGAAAATGATGCATTTGAAAATATAGATATACTTATTACAACGCATGATATTCATATGCAATTACCACAAGATTTAGATGTAATTAAAGTTTCTCCACTATTTTCAGAAGATGATCAATTTAAATTGAATCGAATCGTTAAAGGTAAATTAAACCCGATAGCTAAAAATAATGAATTAAATGAGATACCTGTTACGATCGTTAACAATGATTTTATACAAACCATACCAGGTGTGTTTGAAACGGCGCATCAAATTTTGAATAACTATAAAGCGATTAGTAGTGGATATATAGAAACAGCATTAAATAGAGAAAAAGCTTCCTCAACATATATCGGTAATAGCATGACAATGCCCCACGGTGATCCTACAAAGGTATTAAGCTCACATATTATTATATTTAAGAGTGATAATGGATTTTATTGGAAAGAGCATAAAGTAAAATTAGTGTTTTTCTTAGCGATTGCTAAACCAGATATCCATTTGATGAAACAAATGATGCAAAACTTGTCTTTATTAGATGAAGAAGATATTCATCAATTAGCACATCTTGAAGAAACAACATTTCAAAATAAAATATTAAAACTAATCAAAGGATAA
- a CDS encoding stage II sporulation protein M — protein sequence MLNISDKQYVQRTMKWFVFSMIILIISFILSSIFSPSLDTFKSIGDQIPSSLDKATGLNKVWEFIINNGFRVPLQMLILSLIPIPFLYCVNLIFTSTITGIMFGFVINFDFHKGSIVILSSIPHIVVEIFAMCFVVSSLFKLNQAIVRKISNLFRKEKKQNVSFKQALIQLIKTYILIALPLYIIAAFLETYFTEWIYSILI from the coding sequence ATGTTAAATATAAGTGATAAGCAGTATGTTCAAAGGACTATGAAATGGTTTGTATTTTCGATGATTATTTTGATTATAAGCTTTATTTTATCTAGTATATTTAGTCCATCTCTTGATACTTTTAAAAGTATCGGAGACCAAATACCATCTAGCTTAGATAAAGCTACTGGTTTAAATAAAGTATGGGAATTCATCATAAATAATGGTTTTAGAGTCCCTTTACAAATGCTAATACTCTCTTTAATTCCTATTCCATTTTTATATTGCGTAAATTTAATTTTTACAAGTACAATTACCGGAATCATGTTTGGATTCGTAATCAACTTTGACTTTCATAAAGGTTCGATAGTGATTTTATCATCAATTCCACATATCGTTGTTGAAATATTTGCGATGTGCTTTGTTGTCAGTAGTTTATTTAAATTAAATCAAGCAATTGTTAGAAAAATCAGCAATTTGTTTAGAAAAGAGAAAAAACAAAATGTTTCATTTAAACAAGCGTTAATTCAATTAATTAAAACATATATCTTAATTGCGCTACCTTTATATATTATTGCAGCTTTTTTAGAAACTTACTTCACTGAATGGATATATAGTATATTGATATAA
- a CDS encoding fructose-specific PTS transporter subunit EIIC has translation MKILAITSCPNGIAHTYMAQEKLEQAAKKMGVDIKVETQGGVGAENVLTAKEIREADGIIIAADRQVDLSRFNGKRLVNENVREGIHHPENLIQRIIDQDAKIYHDKNATTQSNDSDDEEDRKSGIQMVYQHLMNGVSFMVPFIVVGGLLIAIALTLGGHPTSEGLKIPDDSFWKSIENIGKLSFGFMVPILAGYIAYSIADKPGLVPGMIGGAIAADGSLYGSEAGAGFLGGIVAGFIAGYVAKWIKNIRVPKAMAPIMPIIIIPILASLVVGLIFIFLIGAPISGIFIALTGWLKGMQGANIIILALIIGAMIAFDMGGPVNKVAFLFGSALIAEGNYAVMGMVAVAVCTPPIGLGLATFVQKHKFNHAEQEMGKASFTMGLFGITEGAIPFAAQDPLRIIPSNMIGAMVAAVIAAMGGVGDRVAHGGPIVAVLGGIDHIIWFFIAVIIGSLVTMITILILKRNTPVTDVEEDQEDAHLETSTNSSQESTDSESKVDESVEHNDNVFQKDVININTNVKTKEEAIDYMVKNLKEHRFIDNEDVVKQAILDREAESTTAIGMNVAIPHAKSDAVNQPTVAVLQNKEGVDWISLDETLPKILFMIVVPNDSNNTHLKLLQRLSRSLMDDKTREALINAPSKDDIYDILKKI, from the coding sequence ATGAAAATATTAGCAATAACATCTTGTCCAAACGGTATTGCTCATACTTATATGGCTCAAGAGAAGTTAGAACAAGCAGCCAAGAAAATGGGTGTAGATATTAAAGTTGAGACACAAGGTGGCGTAGGTGCAGAGAACGTTTTAACTGCAAAGGAAATTAGAGAAGCTGATGGCATTATTATTGCAGCTGATAGACAAGTGGATTTATCAAGATTTAATGGTAAGAGATTGGTTAATGAAAATGTAAGAGAAGGCATCCATCATCCAGAAAACTTAATACAAAGGATTATAGATCAAGATGCTAAAATTTATCACGATAAAAATGCAACAACACAATCTAATGATTCGGATGACGAAGAAGATCGAAAAAGCGGTATTCAGATGGTGTATCAACATTTAATGAATGGTGTTTCATTCATGGTTCCGTTTATCGTAGTGGGTGGTTTACTGATAGCAATCGCTTTAACTTTAGGAGGACACCCTACATCTGAAGGTCTCAAAATTCCTGATGATTCATTTTGGAAATCAATTGAGAATATAGGTAAATTATCATTTGGCTTTATGGTTCCAATATTAGCAGGTTATATCGCATATAGTATTGCTGATAAACCAGGTTTAGTCCCAGGTATGATTGGTGGTGCTATTGCAGCTGATGGAAGCTTATACGGCAGTGAAGCTGGCGCAGGTTTCTTAGGTGGTATTGTGGCAGGTTTCATAGCAGGATATGTTGCTAAATGGATTAAAAATATTAGAGTACCTAAAGCAATGGCACCTATTATGCCAATTATCATTATTCCAATACTTGCATCTTTAGTAGTGGGACTTATCTTTATATTCCTTATAGGAGCGCCTATTTCAGGTATATTTATAGCTTTAACTGGATGGTTGAAGGGTATGCAGGGCGCTAACATTATTATATTAGCTCTTATTATAGGTGCGATGATTGCATTTGATATGGGAGGTCCGGTGAATAAAGTAGCTTTCTTATTCGGATCTGCTCTTATTGCAGAAGGAAATTATGCTGTGATGGGAATGGTAGCAGTTGCCGTTTGTACACCGCCAATTGGATTAGGGTTAGCAACATTTGTTCAAAAACATAAATTCAATCATGCTGAACAAGAAATGGGGAAAGCCTCATTTACTATGGGATTATTTGGTATTACTGAAGGTGCTATACCGTTTGCTGCACAAGATCCATTGCGTATCATACCTTCTAATATGATTGGTGCAATGGTTGCTGCAGTCATTGCTGCTATGGGTGGCGTTGGAGATAGAGTTGCGCATGGTGGTCCTATTGTTGCTGTTTTAGGTGGTATCGATCATATTATTTGGTTCTTTATAGCAGTCATTATCGGTAGCTTGGTAACAATGATTACCATTTTAATTTTAAAAAGAAATACACCTGTAACTGATGTAGAAGAGGATCAAGAAGATGCGCATTTAGAAACAAGTACAAATAGTAGTCAAGAAAGCACAGATTCAGAGTCTAAAGTGGATGAAAGTGTTGAACATAACGATAACGTATTTCAAAAAGACGTTATCAATATAAATACTAATGTGAAAACTAAAGAAGAAGCTATTGATTATATGGTGAAAAATTTAAAAGAACATCGCTTTATCGACAATGAAGATGTTGTTAAACAAGCTATTTTAGATAGAGAAGCGGAATCAACAACAGCCATTGGTATGAATGTGGCAATCCCTCATGCTAAATCTGATGCAGTTAACCAACCTACTGTAGCCGTTTTACAAAATAAAGAAGGCGTAGATTGGATTAGTTTAGATGAGACACTTCCGAAAATACTCTTTATGATTGTCGTACCAAATGACAGTAATAATACACATTTGAAATTACTACAAAGACTGTCTAGAAGCCTGATGGATGACAAAACAAGAGAAGCACTTATTAATGCACCATCCAAAGACGATATTTACGACATTTTAAAAAAGATATAG
- a CDS encoding SdpI family protein, with translation MIVVGILYSKTYPKERNRWYGFRSKKSMKNDEIWLKAQFLFIQYNKSIFKYSAIFSIVFVICDIALIILKLEDQLMGSILIQTGIIFILLGVLHWSVNRKL, from the coding sequence ATGATTGTGGTAGGTATTTTATATAGTAAAACCTATCCAAAAGAAAGAAATCGATGGTATGGTTTTAGATCAAAAAAATCAATGAAAAATGATGAAATATGGCTTAAAGCACAATTTTTATTTATTCAGTACAACAAGAGTATATTTAAATATAGTGCCATATTTTCAATTGTTTTCGTAATATGTGATATAGCATTGATTATATTGAAATTAGAAGACCAATTAATGGGGTCTATATTAATACAGACAGGAATTATTTTTATATTATTAGGTGTACTCCATTGGAGTGTGAATAGAAAACTATAA
- a CDS encoding LPXTG cell wall anchor domain-containing protein — protein MKTTKILGATTLAGALLFTGVSSHNASAAESSVNANNAQSVATQVWKEDGYKPERVNFQKAEDKGDYYLLGYNNKSGVGDGAVRVYKDGTVETGEGVLATADDGKFYKNGKYQFDNSNNNEQGQQQATDNTVTTQNNNQQQAVQNNATQASELPATGETTNNGLVASIATVLLAIGSLLTFKRFSKEK, from the coding sequence ATGAAAACAACTAAAATTTTAGGGGCAACAACATTAGCAGGTGCATTATTATTTACAGGAGTAAGTTCACATAATGCAAGTGCTGCTGAATCATCAGTAAATGCAAATAACGCTCAATCAGTAGCTACTCAAGTTTGGAAAGAAGATGGTTATAAGCCTGAACGTGTTAATTTCCAAAAAGCCGAAGATAAAGGGGACTATTATTTACTAGGTTATAATAATAAGTCAGGTGTAGGCGACGGTGCTGTTAGAGTATATAAAGATGGCACTGTAGAAACAGGAGAAGGTGTTTTAGCAACAGCTGATGACGGTAAATTTTATAAGAATGGTAAATATCAATTTGATAATTCAAACAATAATGAACAAGGTCAACAACAAGCAACTGATAACACAGTAACTACTCAAAATAATAACCAACAACAAGCAGTTCAAAATAATGCCACACAAGCATCAGAACTACCAGCTACTGGTGAAACAACAAACAATGGTCTAGTAGCATCAATTGCTACGGTATTATTAGCTATTGGTTCATTACTTACTTTCAAACGTTTTTCAAAAGAAAAATAG
- the manA gene encoding mannose-6-phosphate isomerase, class I, producing MALFLKPVFQEKIWGGTALESFNYHLPSNNVGECWAISAHPNGPNVIENGHYKGKTLDEVWSIDRSLFGNDQRDKFPLLTKILDANDKLSVQVHPDDDYAQKYEGEYGKTECWYILDAKEDAEIIYGINVDNKEDLVECINNREFDRLFKKVKVKPGDFYYVPAGTVHAIGSGILILETQQSSDTTYRIYDYDRKDKHGHLRDLHLEQSKAVININQENPNVVPQQSEVQGQTVTQFVSNEFFTVEKWRINGKLNYNKPHAYCLVSVIDGTGSVIIDDERYDIQKGRHFIITNEDQNILFEGKLEIIISYS from the coding sequence ATGGCATTATTTTTAAAACCAGTATTTCAGGAAAAAATTTGGGGTGGCACTGCATTAGAATCATTTAATTATCACTTACCTAGCAATAATGTTGGAGAATGTTGGGCCATTTCAGCACATCCCAATGGTCCCAATGTGATAGAAAATGGTCATTATAAAGGTAAAACGTTAGATGAAGTATGGTCAATTGATCGTTCATTATTTGGAAATGATCAAAGAGATAAATTTCCATTATTAACTAAAATCTTAGATGCTAATGATAAATTATCGGTACAAGTTCATCCCGATGACGATTATGCTCAAAAGTATGAAGGTGAATACGGTAAAACTGAATGTTGGTATATCTTAGATGCCAAAGAAGATGCAGAAATCATCTACGGCATTAATGTTGATAATAAAGAAGATTTGGTTGAGTGTATTAATAATCGAGAGTTTGATCGATTATTTAAAAAGGTGAAAGTTAAACCAGGTGACTTCTATTATGTGCCTGCGGGGACAGTTCATGCTATTGGTTCAGGTATATTGATATTAGAAACTCAGCAATCTTCTGATACAACTTACCGTATATATGATTATGATCGTAAAGATAAACATGGGCATTTAAGAGATTTACACTTAGAACAAAGTAAAGCAGTCATCAATATTAATCAAGAGAACCCTAATGTGGTACCTCAACAAAGTGAAGTTCAAGGACAGACAGTAACTCAATTTGTATCAAACGAATTTTTTACAGTAGAAAAATGGAGAATTAATGGGAAATTAAATTACAATAAACCACATGCTTATTGCTTAGTTTCAGTCATCGATGGGACAGGTAGTGTGATTATAGATGATGAAAGATACGATATACAAAAAGGTAGACATTTTATCATTACAAATGAAGATCAAAATATTTTATTTGAAGGTAAATTAGAAATAATAATAAGTTACTCGTAA
- the yidC gene encoding membrane protein insertase YidC, whose product MKLKYVILVLLAPVFLSACNYSKPENRNGFFYNTFAKPMDLFLNWMGEHLNHNYGLAIIIIVLAIRLIMLPFMLSQTKNGQFMRKLMKIAKPELDPIQEKVRRARTQEEKMDANKEMMDVYKKYHINPMKSMLGCLPMLIQMPILFGLYASLKWPVHNHLSQYPHFLWFDLSNPDIYITLIAGILYFIQSLVSLGNMPQEQRQMGYMMMVISPIFIIYISFTSASALGLYWSINALFLIIQMYFSNQYYSKIADEYVKSFEKQNDKKSQKAKTIKKKK is encoded by the coding sequence ATGAAACTAAAATATGTGATTTTAGTATTATTAGCACCTGTATTTTTATCAGCTTGTAACTATTCTAAACCAGAGAATCGAAATGGCTTTTTCTATAATACTTTTGCTAAACCAATGGATTTATTTTTAAATTGGATGGGAGAACATCTTAATCATAATTATGGTCTAGCTATTATTATTATCGTATTAGCGATTAGATTAATAATGTTGCCATTTATGTTATCACAAACTAAAAATGGCCAGTTTATGAGAAAACTAATGAAAATCGCTAAACCAGAGTTAGATCCTATTCAAGAAAAAGTGCGACGTGCGCGCACACAAGAAGAAAAAATGGATGCTAATAAAGAGATGATGGATGTATATAAAAAATACCATATTAATCCAATGAAAAGCATGTTAGGTTGTCTTCCTATGCTTATTCAAATGCCAATATTATTTGGTCTATATGCATCATTAAAATGGCCAGTACATAATCATTTATCACAATATCCTCACTTTTTATGGTTTGATTTATCCAATCCAGATATTTATATAACACTCATTGCGGGTATTTTATATTTTATCCAATCTCTAGTAAGTTTAGGTAACATGCCCCAAGAACAAAGACAAATGGGCTATATGATGATGGTAATTTCACCTATATTTATTATTTATATTTCATTCACATCAGCATCTGCTTTAGGACTATATTGGTCCATCAATGCATTATTCCTTATCATTCAAATGTATTTTTCAAATCAATATTATTCAAAAATTGCAGACGAGTATGTAAAATCATTTGAAAAACAAAATGATAAAAAGTCACAGAAAGCAAAAACAATTAAAAAGAAGAAATAA
- the cas2 gene encoding CRISPR-associated endonuclease Cas2, translating to MRVLLMFDLPTETKKHRRIYSKFRKNLIEDGFLMMQYSIYIKSVVNKDAANQTIKRVNTFLPSEGHVRALIITEKQYEHMQILLGEENQNIEILGDNRTIIF from the coding sequence ATGAGAGTATTATTAATGTTTGATTTACCAACTGAAACGAAAAAACATCGTAGGATTTATAGTAAATTTAGGAAAAATTTAATTGAAGATGGATTTTTGATGATGCAATACTCTATTTATATAAAAAGTGTTGTAAATAAAGACGCTGCGAACCAAACGATTAAACGTGTAAACACATTTTTACCATCAGAAGGGCATGTCAGGGCTTTGATCATTACCGAAAAACAATATGAACATATGCAAATATTATTGGGCGAGGAAAATCAAAATATTGAAATATTAGGTGACAATCGAACAATCATATTTTGA
- a CDS encoding DNA/RNA helicase domain-containing protein, whose product MSSMRKPIIKNISYSNEELVNSLGEWQQSDDSKFLLRYPTVYIINDKNKSDHFNLYVGETTDIKNRTIQHLKNDVKLKDYWKSFYSSDTSSMYVIGHPFFNKSLTLDIENKFMQYLSSVDAVTSIFNSRTNQQNEYYTSEKLDEIFTNIWQQLHKENSKLFPIESVIKDSAIFKASPFHKLTNEQQSVKDEILNKIEHAILSESEENQLILVEGEAGSGKTVLMSTLFFELKQMMDLDEMKNLDIHLLVNHDQQLKVYKQIANKLGLEGKNQNIINKPTSFILNRDVEDKADVVIIDEAHLLLTQGKMSYRGEGHLKDIQKRAKVVVAVFDKKQILSKQQIWEFDTLDKLIQYSKDQNNHLLLKNQLRINSSIETMNWLRHLIDDHKIDPIPHDSKGYDIKIFDTPAELEKAILRKSKNIESGLSRMLATFDWEFKNGKSPNDGLFWEVKIGQWSRPWNLQLKCPRGEKNLAWPEQSQTINEIGSTFTIQGFDLNYAGVIIGPSVKFRNGKIIYDKSESKNIQVTQNRKLSDDTMKNFGEELLRNELNVLLTRGVNGLYIYAVDDELRNALKEASKG is encoded by the coding sequence ATGAGTAGCATGAGGAAGCCGATTATAAAAAATATTAGTTATTCTAATGAAGAGCTAGTTAATTCATTAGGCGAGTGGCAACAGAGTGATGATTCCAAATTTTTACTCAGATATCCCACCGTCTATATTATAAATGATAAAAATAAGTCTGATCATTTTAATTTGTATGTTGGTGAAACAACGGATATCAAAAATAGAACAATTCAACATTTGAAAAATGATGTGAAGCTTAAAGACTATTGGAAATCATTTTACAGTTCTGATACGTCTTCGATGTATGTCATCGGACATCCGTTCTTTAATAAGTCTTTAACTTTAGATATAGAAAACAAGTTTATGCAATATTTGTCTAGTGTAGATGCTGTGACTTCAATATTTAATAGTAGAACAAATCAGCAAAATGAATATTATACTTCTGAAAAATTAGATGAAATATTCACAAATATTTGGCAACAATTACATAAAGAGAATAGTAAACTTTTTCCTATTGAAAGTGTAATTAAAGACTCAGCGATTTTTAAAGCATCTCCATTTCATAAATTAACGAATGAGCAACAATCAGTTAAAGATGAAATTTTAAATAAAATAGAACATGCTATTTTAAGTGAAAGTGAAGAAAATCAATTGATTTTAGTAGAAGGAGAAGCTGGTTCTGGTAAAACTGTATTAATGAGCACATTGTTTTTTGAGCTAAAGCAAATGATGGATTTAGATGAGATGAAGAATTTAGATATTCATCTATTGGTTAATCACGATCAACAATTAAAGGTATATAAGCAAATTGCTAATAAACTTGGTTTAGAAGGAAAAAATCAGAATATAATCAATAAACCCACTAGTTTTATTTTGAATAGAGATGTTGAAGATAAAGCGGATGTTGTTATTATTGATGAAGCACATTTACTGCTTACGCAAGGTAAAATGTCTTATCGAGGAGAAGGACATCTAAAAGATATTCAAAAAAGAGCTAAAGTCGTTGTTGCAGTCTTTGATAAAAAACAGATATTAAGTAAACAACAAATATGGGAATTTGATACACTAGATAAATTAATACAGTATTCTAAAGATCAAAATAATCATTTACTACTTAAGAACCAACTAAGAATCAATAGTAGCATTGAAACAATGAATTGGTTAAGACATTTAATAGATGATCATAAAATTGACCCAATCCCCCATGATAGCAAAGGATACGATATTAAAATTTTTGATACACCAGCAGAATTAGAAAAAGCGATTTTAAGAAAATCTAAAAATATTGAATCAGGTTTGTCTAGAATGCTTGCGACATTTGATTGGGAATTTAAAAATGGAAAATCACCGAATGATGGATTATTTTGGGAAGTTAAAATAGGACAATGGTCTAGACCATGGAACTTACAATTAAAATGTCCTAGAGGCGAGAAAAATTTAGCATGGCCAGAACAGAGTCAAACGATTAATGAAATAGGATCAACATTTACAATTCAAGGATTTGATTTAAATTATGCTGGTGTAATTATTGGACCATCAGTGAAGTTTCGAAATGGTAAGATTATTTATGATAAAAGTGAAAGTAAAAATATACAGGTAACACAAAACCGAAAACTCTCTGATGATACTATGAAAAATTTTGGCGAAGAATTATTAAGAAATGAATTGAACGTTCTGCTTACAAGGGGCGTCAATGGTTTATATATTTATGCGGTTGATGATGAACTAAGAAATGCACTTAAAGAAGCTTCGAAAGGATGA
- a CDS encoding nucleotide pyrophosphohydrolase, whose amino-acid sequence MRTENSVMEKINQFRDERNWRQFHNEKDLALSITLEASELLELFQWKSAEDVVESKRERLAEELADILIYSYMFADNLDFDINEIIEQKLVKNAEKYPVDKSKDNNSKYNEL is encoded by the coding sequence ATGAGAACTGAAAACAGTGTTATGGAAAAAATTAATCAATTTAGAGATGAACGTAATTGGAGACAATTTCATAATGAAAAGGATTTGGCGTTGTCTATAACACTAGAAGCTTCGGAGTTATTAGAATTATTTCAATGGAAATCAGCAGAAGATGTTGTCGAAAGTAAAAGAGAACGATTAGCAGAAGAATTGGCTGATATTTTAATATATAGTTATATGTTTGCCGATAATCTAGATTTCGATATCAATGAAATTATAGAGCAAAAACTTGTTAAAAACGCAGAAAAGTATCCTGTAGATAAAAGTAAAGATAATAATTCAAAATACAATGAATTATAA